TCCCGGAGGGACCGGGCAGCGGACTGGCCGTGACCCCCCTCACACCGAGCCCCAGTTCCCAGGCCCTGCGGGCGACACCCCGCACGGCCTCGGCCCGCAGCTGCGCACTGCGTACCACTCCCCCGCTGCCCAGCCGCTCCTTGCCCACCTCGAACTGCGGCTTCACCATCATCACCAGGTCGGCGTCCGGTCGCGTGCACCCCACCAGCGCGGGCAGTACCAGTCCGAGCGGGATGAAGGACAGATCCCCCACCACCAGGTCCACCAGCTCCCCGTCGATCGCTTCCGGCGTCAACTCGCGTACGTTCGTACGGTCCTTGACGGTGACGCGTTCATCCTGCCGCAGACTCCACGCGAGTTGTCCGTATCCGACGTCCACGGCGACGACGTGTGCCGCGCCCGCCCGCAGCAGTACGTCGGTGAAGCCTCCGGTGGACGCGCCGGCGTCCAGCGCCCGCCGCCCCTCGACGACGAGCCCCTGCGGTACGAACGCCGACAGGGCGCCGGCCAGCTTGTGGCCGCCGCGCGAGACGTAGTCGGGGTCGCCGTCGTCGGCGGTCACCACGATCGCGGCGGCGGTCTCCACCTGCGTGGCGGGCTTGGTCGCGACGGTCTTGCCGACGGAGACCCGCCCGGCGGCGATCAGCTGGCTCGCGTGCTCGCGCGAGCGCGCCAGCTTGCGGCGGACCAGCTCCGCGTCGAGACGGCGGCGTGCGACTCCAGCCACGTTCGGTTCAGCTCCTGTGTTCGTGCGGGCGCGGGGGCGCCGGAGGTCCCGGGCGGGCGTCGAGCGCGGTGAGCGCGTCGCGCAGCCCCCGGTGTACATCCTCGTACACCTGGACGTGTCCGTCGGTGGCCAGGTGGTCGGCGTCGGCCAGCCGGGCCAGTCCGGCGTCCACCTCGGCGTTTCCGGTGGGAGGG
This region of Streptomyces ambofaciens ATCC 23877 genomic DNA includes:
- a CDS encoding hemolysin; its protein translation is MAGVARRRLDAELVRRKLARSREHASQLIAAGRVSVGKTVATKPATQVETAAAIVVTADDGDPDYVSRGGHKLAGALSAFVPQGLVVEGRRALDAGASTGGFTDVLLRAGAAHVVAVDVGYGQLAWSLRQDERVTVKDRTNVRELTPEAIDGELVDLVVGDLSFIPLGLVLPALVGCTRPDADLVMMVKPQFEVGKERLGSGGVVRSAQLRAEAVRGVARRAWELGLGVRGVTASPLPGPSGNVEYFLWLRAGAGELDPADVDRAVAEGPR